A region from the Drosophila ananassae strain 14024-0371.13 chromosome 2L, ASM1763931v2, whole genome shotgun sequence genome encodes:
- the LOC6500864 gene encoding myogenesis-regulating glycosidase, whose amino-acid sequence MRFIVLSLLVATVSFALWDAVSSCASIEQRYKFPNSNIYVRLRRGDKLQYELMKGETTVQSATFDNFDSTANLVAATDGSYSLTDGSTTVQFTLVQNGVVSGTGSDITHVKVSRDQVLKGTQPRDCFPLKVGSRHWFSGPEQKQHYWPVERQRHSNYSYLPKELDNFGVGERYWLNSDGVFIYVESNTPLFLDQNTAEYPDQLCLSATSELPYDPRVTSAKFTYHVAVAKDARAAHKYAVKTFLGQPTGHPDERMVKYPVWSTWALYKAEVDDTVVRDFAKQILDNGFENSQLEIDDDWEDCYGALTFRKNKFPDTQTLSTDLKALGFRVTLWIHPFINNNCTAIYEEAKSLGYLVLDHEGSSDTQWWNSQPKDAAILDFTKTEVQEWFSTRLKRLQDEEGIDSFKFDAGETSWLPSDPVLQASSSMVTPLQAVGDYVRTVAKFGDMVEVRSAQNTQDLPIFVRIVDKDSEWGWNNGLITLITSMLQMNINGYPFVLPDMIGGNGYYEKPPTKELFLRWLQANVFMPALQFSFVPWNFDEEAITISKNFTALHATYTPYIMKLFQRAVDSGEPVNMPLWWIAPTDEVAQSIYDEFLLGDDIIAAPVVVEGATKRDIYLPEGEWKDGNGDTVYSGPTWVMDYPAALDTLPYFVRVGFVLE is encoded by the exons ATGCGGTTTATTGTGTTGTCCCTGCTGGTGGCGACAGTGTCCTTTGCCCTCTGGGACGCGGTCTCCTCCTGCGCTAGCATCGAGCAGCGCTACAAGTTTCCCAACAGCAACATCTACGTGAGACTGAGGCGTGGCGATAAGCTCCAGTATGAGCTCATGAAGGGCGAGACCACTGTGCAATCGGCGACCTTCGACAACTTCGACAGCACCGCCAACCTGGTGGCCGCCACCGACGGCTCCTACTCGCTCACCGATGGCTCCACCACCGTCCAGTTCACCCTGGTCCAAAACGGAGTGGTGTCCGGCACGGGCAGCGACATTACCCACGTCAAGGTCTCCCGCGACCAAGTCTTGAAAGGAACCCAGCCCAGGGACTGCTTCCCCCTCAAGGTTGGCTCCAGGCACTGGTTCAGTGGCCCGGAGCAGAAGCAACACTACTGGCCGGTGGAACGGCAGCGGCACAGCAACTACTCCTACCTGCCCAAAGAGCTGGACAACTTTGGTGTTGGCGAGCGTTACTGGCTGAACAGCGACGGCGTCTTCATCTACGTGGAGAGTAACACTCCGCTGTTCCTGGACCAGAACACGGCCGAGTATCCGGATCAGCTCTGTCTCAGTGCCACCAGCGAGCTGCCCTACGATCCGCGAGTGACATCCGCCAAGTTCACCTACCACGTGGCAGTGGCCAAGGATGCCAGGGCGGCGCACAAGTACGCCGTGAAAACCTTCCTGGGTCAGCCCACTGGCCATCCGGACGAGCGCATGGTCAAGTACCCCGTGTGGTCCACGTGGGCGCTCTACAAGGCCGAGGTGGACGACACCGTGGTGCGAGACTTCGCCAAGCAAATCCTGGATAATGGTTTCGAGAACAGTCAACTGGAGATTGACGACGACTGGGAGGACTGCTATGGCGCATTGACCTTCCGGAAAAATAAGTTCCCCGATACACAGACCCTCTCCACCGACCTAAAGGCTCTCGGCTTCCGAGTTACCCTGTGGATTCATCCTTTCATCAACAACAACTGCACGGCCATCTACGAGGAGGCGAAGTCGCTGGGCTACCTCGTGCTGGACCACGAGGGCAGCTCCGACACCCAGTGGTGGAACAGTCAGCCCAAGGACGCCGCCATCCTGGACTTCACCAAGACCGAGGTTCAGGAGTGGTTCTCCACGCGCCTGAAGCGTCTGCAGGACGAGGAGGGAATCGATAGCTTTAAGTTCGACGCCGGCGAGACCAGCTGGCTGCCCAGCGATCCGGTCCTCCAGGCTAGCAGCTCCATGGTAACGCCGTTGCAGGCCGTGGGCGACTATGTGCGTACGGTGGCTAAGTTTGGGGACATGGTGGAGGTGCGCTCTGCCCAGAACACCCAGGACCTGCCCATCTTCGTGCGCATCGTGGACAAGGACTCCGAGTGGGGCTGGAACAACGGACTGATTACGCTCATCACCTCGATGCTGCAGATGAATATCAACGGGTATCCTTTCGTGCTTCCGGACATGATTGGCGGAAACGGTTACTACGAGAAGCCGCCCACCAAGGAGCTCTTCCTGCGCTGGCTCCAGGCCAATGTCTTTATGCCCGCCCTGCAGTTCTCCTTTGTGCCGTGGAACTTCGACGAGGAGGCCATCACCATCAGCAAAAACTTCACCGCCCTGCACGCCACCTACACGCCGTACATCATGAAGCTGTTCCAGCGGGCGGTGGACTCCGGAGAGCCGGTGAACATGCCGCTTTGGTGGATCGCCCCCACCGACGAGGTGGCGCAGTCCATCTACGACG AGTTCCTTCTAGGAGATGATATCATTGCAGCGCCTGTTGTGGTGGAAGGAGCCACCAAGCGGGACATCTACCTGCCCGAGGGCGAGTGGAAGGACGGCAACGGGGATACGGTGTACAGCGGCCCCACCTGGGTCATGGACTACCCGGCTGCCCTGGACACGCTACCCTACTTTGTGCGCGTGGGCTTTGTACTGGAGTGA
- the LOC6499723 gene encoding cingulin has protein sequence MVKRYKASRSLTASDNCSGGSGSYKDSEQVYCVVLHVVEAINFVGRDSSERDREKIVMNAALNTVDFEVEGTQSSTAETIIFNSNCIWECDMAGIKRIKTDHRPVKVTFYACRGGGLERKTIGSLLLPVRGLPVLSSPGTHNASQLKMFWHKLICISSEFRSHKPEVLLILAIIKKSILHTKDFDHLMQFADSKLPPTPPMQSPGHSITSNMLQSQANVYVQSLVQLGLLQVGNDPLVDCDIIEVVLQLKQLRNVSKLVRSLNAGKDPSSVILVFDFVGNVTNIELKLNESDSYILNDVLGLRFKTSLRSMRLYFQRIFYLPINMYMNGTAIANYRMDFGNLLPPDSYFSDNRKFTCNGSFSFNRFGRMDSARESKPPLMEYAFSVDVKTIFSRQETGADSEPTPSIRSGVFRELPKDRKDPEASSLSHDTASVASLNVGAELSASDVGSCGSASLQEDDHDSDETPADLRKTQSRRRKFTRLTTGGVLPVQESEDEQGLGKKFSSLVVREALPSEGRIEEASAILEVPPDVEVESQIDESEFAALSNTARTRHENLESSGKVINETTKGKEEKRKSSSMERPSSQKREPKIWPQQSKESLRDRSASTGRALPKRKAPLQETDFMDDLTSLERFERLEEQFKKDVEFELLTDIRIRPRKIGGAIEPMESKHRKPTAEDLYCENTEYVDSHLNIIYEEHSRESIPKKIVRRKVVKKVSKQELSELQAGSGMDRPTRTRNGSAIKKKVDECGDFESAQPKKIASSREKPGNASQAAPDMQGSEIDTSDLKDGDVPSSRNKKSKLDLSLRARWVEVNKVQAQVLDETEKFLEETCQAELNEVHYEDQLALGLANPPKATKKLVKARKPKVVHGSELDSSYLEEDSPSSQVDLLPKKKRTVAVEQEHVQLDFRSSEEYISISEVTLTSAESIVERENVTKKKPRSYAPPENDMEINLGKPLKKKVVKRKSSTSSTVAGCESNVDPEMELPQLVKKKVVRKKSQRLVEEPLEEEVVPTRKVSSKKLARKGSQIEPLEEEEVPSKRVSSKKVVGKKSQEEPLEEEVVPTKRVSSRKLVRKESHEEPLEEEVIPIKKASSKKLVRKECREAPLEEEVVATRRVSSKILIKKESQVEPLEEEVASTKKVSSKKLGGRLSQEPLEDEVFVTRRVSSKKSMRKESEDSDVELTNDTVVQKLKSWRSQQIKQFEEELACREQHYKSQLEEMECKEAMISKLGMPEEASSTAPPGADYEAKFNELEQHISKLKAEMEQQVRLFECRSQELRQENVQLAIEKSELKARIATMEQQIGKLRTQGTDEGDLKQVLGELRSQNSRFTDLTREKERYKKQWRRCAKKVHALKLTMYERSVDRARDRMNIGAIDLKQILTKDAMDFEQEYGPFRRSGPSPRFPVNSMSGSGDYSPPSGKRAPLFKPKS, from the exons ATGGTCAAGCGGTACAAGGCATCGCGCTCGCTGACGGCTAGCGACAATTGCAGCGGCGGGAGCGGGAGCTACAAGGATTCGGAACAGGTGTACTGTGTGGTTCTTCATGTAGTGGAGG CCATTAACTTTGTCGGCCGCGATTCAAGCGAACGGGATCGTGAGAAGATAGTTATGAACGCGGCTCTCAATACCGTTGACTTTGAGGTGGAGGGCACCCAGTCGTCCACTGCCGAGACCATCATTTTCAACAGCAACTGCATTTGGGAGTGTGACATGGCCGGCATCAAGCGCATTAAAACAGATCACCGCCCCGTGAAGGTCACCTTCTACGCCTGCCGTGGCGGCGGGCTGGAGAGGAAGACCATCGGCAGCCTGCTGTTGCCCGTTAGGGGCCTTCCGGTGCTCAGTTCCCCGGGTACCCACAACGCCTCCCAGCTGAAGATGTTCTGGCATAAGCTCATCTGCATCAGTAGCGAGTTTCGCTCCCACAAGCCGGAGGTGCTCCTCATTCTGGCAATCATCAAGAAGTCTATCCTGCACACAAAGGACTTCGATCACCTGATGCAGTTTGCCGAC AGCAAGTTGCCGCCCACACCGCCGATGCAATCGCCCGGTCACTCAATCACTTCCAACATGCTCCAGTCGCAG GCCAATGTCTATGTGCAGTCCTTGGTGCAACTGGGTCTGCTGCAAGTGGGCAATGATCCACTGGTGGACTGCGACATCATCGAGGTCGTGTTGCAGTTAAAGCAGCTGAGAAACGTGAGCAAGCTGGTCAGGTCCCTAAACGCGGGAAAGGACCCTAGCTCGGTGATTTTGGTGTTCGATTTTGTGGGCAACGTGACCAACATTGAATTGAAGCTAAATGAGTCCGATTCCTATATCCTGAACGACGTCCTGGGCCTCCGATTCAAGACCTCGCTGCGCAGCATGCGTCTCTACTTTCAGCGGATCTTCTACCTACCCATTAATATGTACATGAATGGCACCGCAATAG CCAATTATCGAATGGACTTTGGGAACTTGCTACCACCGGACAGTTATTTCTCGGACAACAGGAAGTTCACCTGCAACGGCTCCTTTTCCTTCAACCGTTTTGGACGCATGGACAGTGCCAGGGAGTCCAAGCCGCCGCTCATGGAGTACGCATTCAGTGTGGACGTCAAGACCATTTTCTCGCGGCAGGAAACTGGTGCTGATTCGGAACCAACGCCTTCGATTCGCAGCGGAGTTTTCAGGGAGCTGCCGAAGGATCGCAAGGATCCGGAGGCATCCTCCTTGTCCCATGACACTGCCTCGGTAGCGAGCCTGAATGTGGGTGCCGAGCTCTCGGCCTCGGATGTGGGATCTTGCGGCTCAGCTTCGCTGCAGGAGGATGACCATGACTCCGACGAAACGCCAGCGGACTTGCGCAAGACCCAGAGTCGTCGCAGGAAGTTTACGCGATTGACAACGGGTGGTGTCCTGCCAGTTCAGGAGAGCGAGGATGAGCAGGGTTTGGGCAAGAAGTTCTCGTCGCTGGTAGTGCGCGAAGCACTTCCATCCGAGGGACGGATAGAAGAGGCATCTGCAATTCTTGAAGTCCCCCCTGATGTGGAAGTAGAGTCTCAAATAGACGAGTCAGAGTTCGCAGCTTTAAGCAATACCGCAAGGACCCGTCATGAAAATTTAGAAAGCAGTGGAAAAGTTATTAACGAAACCACCAAGGGGAAGGAAGAAAAGAGGAAGTCCTCTTCCATGGAGCGGCCAAGTTCACAAAAAAGGGAACCCAAAATTTGGCCTCAACAATCGAAGGAGTCGCTGCGAGACCGATCTGCATCGACAGGACGGGCTCTGCCCAAGAGAAAGGCACCATTGCAGGAAACGGACTTTATGGACGACCTCACATCGTTGGAGCGTTTTGAGCGGCTGGAAGAGCAGTTTAAAAAGGATGTCGAATTCGAATTGTTGACGGATATTAGAATAAGACCTCGCAAAATTGGAGGAGCAATAGAGCCTATGGAAAGCAAGCACAGAAAACCAACAGCTGAGGATCTGTACTGCGAGAATACTGAGTATGTGGACAGCCATCTAAACATTATCTACGAGGAGCATTCACGCGAGTCCATCCCAAAGAAAATTGTTCGAAGGAAAGTAGTTAAAAAGGTTTCCAAGCAAGAACTCAGCGAATTGCAAGCAGGATCTGGAATGGACAGGCCCACTAGAACGAGGAATGGCTCTGCTATCAAGAAAAAAGTGGACGAATGCGGCGACTTTGAGAGTGCACAGCCAAAAAAGATAGCTTCCTCGAGGGAAAAGCCCGGCAACGCTTCGCAAGCCGCGCCGGACATGCAGGGAAGTGAGATAGATACGAGCGACTTAAAGGATGGAGATGTTCCCAGCAGCCGCAATAAAAAGTCTAAGTTGGATTTGAGCCTCCGTGCCCGATGGGTCGAGGTGAACAAAGTGCAGGCGCAGGTCTTGGACGAGACCGAAAAGTTTCTGGAGGAGACCTGCCAGGCCGAGCTCAACGAGGTCCACTATGAGGATCAGCTGGCTCTCGGTCTGGCAAATCCTCCGAAAGCTACAAAGAAATTGGTGAAGGCCAGGAAACCGAAAGTGGTCCACGGCAGCGAACTCGACAGCTCATATTTGGAGGAAGACAGCCCCTCGTCTCAAGTCGACTTGCTGCCTAAAAAGAAGAGGACAGTGGCCGTGGAGCAGGAACACGTGCAGCTGGACTTTCGGAGCTCGGAGGAGTACATATCCATATCTGAGGTCACCTTAACATCGGCAGAAAGTATTGTAGAGCgggaaaatgtgacgaaaaaaaAGCCCAGAAGCTATGCTCCGCCCGAAAATGATATGGAAATAAATCTGGGAAAACCGTTGAAGAAGAAAGTCGTCAAAAGAAAGTCATCAACATCTTCGACAGTCGCGGGTTGCGAAAGCAATGTTGACCCAGAAATGGAGTTGCCTCAGTTGGTAAAGAAAAAAGTTGTCAGAAAAAAGTCCCAGCGCTTGGTGGAAGAGCCTTTGGAAGAGGAAGTGGTGCCAACACGGAAGGTGTCCTCTAAGAAATTGGCGAGAAAGGGATCCCAAATAGAGCCATTGGAAGAAGAAGAGGTTCCATCGAAAAGGGTGTCTTCGAAGAAAGTGGTTGGAAAGAAATCCCAAGAAGAACCATTGGAAGAAGAAGTGGTTCCAACAAAGAGGGTATCTTCGAGGAAATTGGTTAGGAAGGAATCCCACGAAGAACCTTTGGAAGAGGAAGTGATTCCAATAAAGAAGGCCTCCTCAAAGAAATTGGTAAGAAAGGAATGCCGCGAAGCGCCTCTGGAAGAGGAAGTGGTCGCAACCAGAAGGGTATCCTCCAAAATATTGATAAAAAAGGAGTCGCAGGTGGAACCTTTGGAAGAAGAAGTGGCTTCAACAAAAAAGGTGTCCTCGAAGAAATTGGGGGGAAGGCTATCGCAGGAACCCTTGGAAGACGAAGTGTTTGTAACAAGAAGGGTATCCTCAAAGAAATCAATGAGAAAGGAATCGGAAGATTCTGATGTGGAACTTACCAACGACACCGTTGTCCAGAAGCTCAAGTCGTGGCGCAGCCAGCAGATAAAGCAATTCGAGGAGGAGCTGGCCTGCCGTGAGCAGCATTACAAAAGTCAGTTGGAAGAAATGGAATGTAAGGAGGCCATGATATCGAAGCTGGGCATGCCGGAAGAGGCCTCATCTACGGCGCCACCCGGCGCGGACTACGAGGCGAAGTTTAACGAGCTGGAGCAGCACATATCCAAGCTGAAGGCGGAAATGGAGCAGCAAGTACGGCTGTTTGAGTGCCGCAGTCAGGAGCTTCGGCAGGAGAACGTGCAGCTGGCTATCGAAAAGTCGGAGCTGAAGGCCCGCATCGCCACCATGGAGCAGCAGATTGGGAAGCTCCGTACCCAGGGAACGGACGAGGGCGACCTCAAGCAAGTACTCGGCGAGCTGAGGTCCCAGAACAGCCGGTTCACGGATCTGACACGGGAGAAGGAGCGCTACAAAAAACAGTGGCGCCGGTGCGCCAAAAAGGTCCACGCCCTCAAGCTGACCATGTACGAGAGGAGTGTGGACAGGGCTCGGGATCGCATGAATATCGG CGCCATTGACCTCAAACAGATCCTCACCAAGGACGCCATGGACTTTGAGCAAGAGTATGGCCCATTTCGTCGATCGGGCCCCTCACCCAGATTTCCCGTAAACTCGATGTCCGGATCCGGTGACTACTCCCCGCCCAGTGGAAAGCGGGCGCCCCTTTTCAAACCGAAGAGCTGA
- the LOC6499724 gene encoding NADH-quinone oxidoreductase subunit D, with the protein MEGIRKLADKLFTPNEIRRFQAYKSRLSQKYLTVEGLKSNIKRADFGKVFSFRWFSSKKDEPYEAPKEKKCDPSWEELHPPGPPYEYRDTHFWYPDPEHLAEYASVVMYPTGDQWKQRPKFSGKQFPPVDRTFRTKFINFGPAHPAAHGVLRMILELDNETVLAADPHIGLLHRGTEKLIEYKTYVQALPYFDRLDYVSCMANEQAYALAVEKLLNIEVPRRARYIRTLFAEIMRLTNHTMAVSSSILDCGGITPLFWLFEEREKLYEFSERASGARLHAAYFRPGGVASDIPLGFSDDLYAFIKQFSDRLDEVEDLVTDNRIWRMRNIGIGQISAHDALNWGCTGPVLRACGIKWDLRKQQPYDAYDEMDFEVMVGSNGDCYDRYLVRMREMRESLNIIYQCLDKMPEGEIKVDDRKICPPQRRDMKVGMEDLIHHFKHFSQGIVVPPGQTYTAVESPKGEFGVYLISDGTSRPYRCKIRPASYAHLAVMAKMAPSHFLADVVAIIGSLDIVFGEIDR; encoded by the exons ATGGAGGGGATCCGCAAGCTGGCGGACAAGCTTTTCACTCCCAATGAGATCCGCCGCTTTCAGGCCTACAAGAGTCGCCTCAGTCAGAAGTATCTAACCGTGGAAGGTCTCAAATCCAATATCAAAAGAGCAGACTTTGGAAAAGTGTTTAGCTTTCGTTGGTTCTCCTCAAAAAAAGATG AGCCCTACGAAGCCCCTAAGGAAAAGAAATGCGATCCCTCCTGGGAGGAGTTGCATCCCCCGGGGCCACCATATGAGTACCGAGACACGCACTTTTGGTACCCAGATCCCGAGCACCTGGCCGAGTACGCCAGCGTGGTAATGTATCCCACAGGCGACCAGTGGAAACAACGTCCCAAGTTCAGCGGCAAGCAGTTTCCGCCTGTGGATCGCACCTTCCGGACCAAGTTCATCAACTTTGGACCCGCCCATCCGGCGGCCCACGGGGTGCTCCGCATGATCCTCGAGCTGGACAACGAAACTGTGCTGGCGGCAGATCCGCACATTGGTCTGCTGCACCGAGGCACGGAGAAGCTGATCGAGTACAAGACCTATGTCCAGGCTCTGCCCTACTTCGACCGACTGGACTATGTCTCCTGCATGGCCAACGAGCAGGCCTACGCCCTGGCCGTGGAGAAGCTGCTGAACATCGAGGTCCCCAGGAGGGCCAGATACATCCGGACTCTGTTCGCGGAGATTATGAGGCTGACCAACCACACCATGGCGGTGTCCTCCTCGATTTTGGACTGCGGCGGCATTACCCCGCTCTTCTGGCTCTTCGAGGAGCGTGAGAAGCTCTACGAGTTCTCGGAGCGGGCCTCGGGGGCCCGCCTGCATGCCGCCTACTTCCGGCCCGGCGGCGTGGCCTCGGACATACCCTTGGGGTTCTCGGACGATCTGTATGCCTTTATCAAGCAGTTCTCCGATCGATTGGACGAGGTGGAGGACCTGGTCACCGACAACCGCATCTGGCGCATGCGCAACATCGGCATCGGCCAGATCTCGGCCCACGACGCCCTCAACTGGGGCTGCACTGGGCCCGTGCTGAGGGCCTGCGGCATCAAGTGGGATCTGCGGAAGCAACAGCCCTACGACGCCTACGACGAAATGGACTTCGAGGTGATGGTCGGCTCCAACGGGGACTGCTATGACCGCTACCTGGTGCGCATGCGGGAGATGCGCGAGTCCCTGAACATCATCTACCAGTGCCTGGACAAGATGCCCGAGGGCGAGATCAAGGTGGACGACCGGAAGATCTGTCCGCCCCAACGACGGGACATGAAGGTGGGAATGGAGGACCTGATCCATCACTTCAAGCACTTCTCGCAGGGCATCGTGGTGCCGCCCGGGCAGACCTACACGGCTGTGGAGTCGCCCAAGGGCGAGTTTGGCGTCTATCTGATTTCCGACGGCACCTCCCGTCCCTATCGCTGCAAAATTCGCCCGGCCTCCTACGCCCACCTCGCCGTGATGGCCAAAATGGCGCCCTCCCACTTCCTGGCCGACGTGGTGGCTATTATTGGTTCCCTCGACATTGTGTTTGGCGAGATCGATCGTTGA